In Lytechinus pictus isolate F3 Inbred chromosome 13, Lp3.0, whole genome shotgun sequence, the DNA window ATGAATAACCGTTTTAGATCTagttattatcagattttgatgaaatttgcagcatttgcttacatttgatgaaattattttcagctcggagtaCCCTTTTAAATCGGTTAATTATGGACATTTTTCAGATCCCCTCTCCTAACAAATTCTTATTTGTCGGACTTTTGATTCTATTTTTTTCGGAGGGGGTGGGGTCCATTTggtatgaggttcaccaaagcTGTGCAAATGATATCGAAATTATAACTAGAAAACAGATTGTCACAATttataagaaatttattaaaaaataacaatatatttttgggGGCGGGTGGGggggtatttcttatttttttctacaatctGGTCGAGCTACATTACATGAGGTTCGCCAACTTTCTAcacaaaatcattcaatttttttttttatgaaaagacatatttttgaagaaaaaaaattattatagttttaattgtttttttttaagtttttttttcttaagtagtgtttttttataaataaactttaactctgaaaatttgttaactaATTGGCCTTGTTTTCTTTCGTtgtgttaaacatgttaaaggcaCGGGATCTACAGAGCAACTGTATTGGTGCAGTGAGGACAAGACATCTCAGAACCAACATACAGTTGACAGCAGCCCTTCAAGAAGTACTTTAAGACTCTGATATGGGATTCACCATTACCACAGCTTCAGGTAGCTTTCCATGCTTTATCCATATTCTTTATGGAAATAGTGTGCCAGTTTtgactttatcatgtcagttgtAACCGATTTCTTAACGAATGTggttaattgccgttttataagatattgttttaaaatacatgaaatctagaattatggaaaatataaaaaatataaaatgataaaaaccataaaaaatgaaaaaatatagaattttgATAAAGGCTCATGCAGAGAAAGCTTTTTGCAAGtgatatatcaaaattaaaatatttaaatatgaAATCTCATGAATTttggagggatttttttttacccaacaatagtttaatcttattatttttggtagaaaaatatgacatcaggAAGTACTTACACCTTTATTAGAAATACAAGTAACATTTACACAAAGTCAAAGAGTGAAAAGTTAATGTATGTTAAATATCATGTTGATAAATGTCCATGAATCATGAAGAAATGAGAGTGTAATGTGATTgtttttatatatgtatttatcaAACATGCAGATTCGAGTCATCGGAACGTGGCATTTTTCAGACTGGAACATGAAGAAAGCAAACaatgcagaggaagaaaattatccCCTTGGTGAACCCTGCTGACATACTCTCTGAGATACTCCCAGATAAGCTATCAACTGGATTTTCCAAATAGAGGGAATATGATATATGGAAAGATCTTAGATGAGGACAAGGCACCTCGGCCTCCCCGGTAGGAGAGGAAATTGAACAATGAATacatgttttactttgaatgAACAAACTCTATGAAGTTTTTCGATAAAAAAACTTAAACTTAATTTGTACCGTTTGCTGACCCATTAGACGGATGTCATTGTAAATAGTTGAAATGTGGTAAGTTTGCTGCTGTATTAAGAAGTTTGTGATAATGTTAAAGGCACACACTAAGGAGGGATTATCGTGTTTTATATCCTTTTTAGTGCAAATTTGGACAGTGGAGAGCGATGCACATTCCTGAGTTTTGCTAATACTGCTGCATAGAAGAGAGTAAATGTATGTAGTCTCTTCCATATCAAGAATTAAactctgatattattttttatttaagcaTAAGATGTTTACAACGCATACCATTACACACGTGTACAGAGTGTAGCGGAGAAAAGAAGATTatgtatttgtgattatttgTTAGTTATAATACCTGTCGTTTTAATATGTGGAGCCAAGTTTTTATGCAcagttttattcttcttttcaaacgaagtgaccaaaaaaaaaatccttcagtgATCCCGATAATTTGGCagcaatttgtgaaatatattttcatgactaccccatccctaaaaagaaaccaaatgtggcccatttcatgaaatgttgatATGATCCATTGCTCGAATGAAAACAGTGAACCTTCTGCTTCCTGATTCGCTCGTTGAATGAAAGTTGATATTTCATCAAGAGTTGTTGTCatattaaatctttatgaaatgtagCTCGCATCAGCTTTTCACTATTGTTTATTGCCACCGAAAAAACTTGGTtttgcaaaattgaattttgtttgtgtgtATTTTCCAAAGCTtataagcatgatttttttttagattttacttTGCGAGACAGTGAAGTATGGACAAACAGCAAGGTGgtgtcttttttttgggggggggggttatgggcAGGGACAAATCTAGGatggaggtgggcaggggctttggccccacttttttttccccagaacgcatgtataaacatgtaaaaaattaccatttgattGTGAGTTTTTTTTGCATGGACAGCCACtcccattttcaaaaaatgttatGCGGCGCCTGTGGGGGTgggcacccccccaaaaaaaatgataagctgcccccccccccacaacaaaaaaaatcagatgaatAATCCAACCCCATCTGTCCCTGGTCATTGGATCTGGGAACCTCCTCCCATGTTAAAACTACGCGCTATGACGAACTATATATAGTATGACAAATAGTCTCCATAAGGGTTTTTTGCATGTAatgtgagtgtgtgggtgtgggttctAGTTTGGGTGGGGTTGAATATGTAGagtaatttgttttattgtatttgcGTAGCTGtgtatatatgaaattatgtctGCACTACAAGAGATCACCTCGCCTATGCCAGGTATGTTGGGCGTTACAAAATTTCCCTATCatgaaaagatgaataataagcCCGACTTTCATGACGACCCATACAGCCaggcagtggggggggggtacccctGATTCGATTGGCCATATCTctaatttaaatatgaattatactctaatattttgtatacacATTGTACATGTGTCCAGGTaccagaaaacataaaaaaaccaaaatccaaaatttcacctataatacccattttcccagGATGGCCCACATATACAAAGCCAGCGGCAGATCAAGCCAGGTTGAACACAATACCACGTTAGAGaccatattgttattattgatatattcatattccacaatcatcaaagtacatttataataaatcattttaacactgaaaaaatgcataacacacaggattgaaacgtagcaatgaaatgaaaaaagtggaggggcctactaaaaagcaaagcttgtaaaatgtagaccccctatcaaaattttatacaagagtaatatgatataagtagagtaaaataatcagcaaaattctataaaattatatataaacactgtaacacaaatgtatttacactatatacaaaattaaatattgactttaaaataatcaatactaccgtgggtaagtacatgtatgaggttcacaaaatatttgattgaatcaataagaattcagaataaattttttgatgagtaatttaaatcggtttagattagctgcctcttttattactctgtccagagaattccagagttttggtcctgtgaaaaatacagttttgctagaaaatactgttctacttttgggtaagtgatagtcatttgaatgtctcgtattatatgaatgtaaagtattgtttctcataaatttcttttgtaggacattaggtacactatttctatctagctgatacatgaattggaatagttgCAAGCGGTACAGGTCATTGACTTTAAGGATACGTTTATGACGAAACAATTCATCTGTATGAGCTCtaaaggacatattgcatattattctcAGTACTTTTTTCTGAAGTAGCAAGACTTTATTGAGTCTCGTTTGAGAGGCATTACCCCATGCCAGAATTCCATAATTAAGATATGGTAGAATTAATGCACAATACAACATGGATAGCGCCTGTGCTGGAAGAGCGTTTTTTAAGCTTATTGATGACTCCAATATTTCTTGCCACagttttgcaaatattgttgatatgagCATTCCACGTAAGCTTGTGATCAATAGTAAGACCTAAGAATTTTGTTGTTTGCACTTCTTTGATTTCAGTATTATCTAAAAGTATTTGATGCGGTAGATGTttcaatgaatgactaaaaagcatataattagTTTTTTGCAGATTCAATGACAGTTTGTTGGCTTTAATCcagtttgttacttttttaaattctgcatTCATAGTGTTCACAAGTACATGTGGATCATGAtgtgtaaagaaaatattggaatcatcagcaaagagaataaatgagagaacatgagatgaatttttcatatcattaacaTAAAGTACAAATAGCAAAGGGCCAAGAATACTACCTTGTGGAATTCCACAGGAAACTGGCCTTGTTGGAGATTCTGATTCATTTACTGTAACAAACTGAATTCTATCAGTAAGATAACTCCTAAACCATTGTAAAGCTGTCCCTCTGATCCCGTAATTTGATAGCTTACATAATAGTATTTCATGATCTATTGTATCAAACGCTTTTGAGAAGTCGAGGAATAACCCTACGGTGTGATCAGAATCATCAAAAGAagtagatattttatttattaatgtcaATATAGCATgagttgtattatgtttttctctaaaaccgaattgattatcacatacatgtacatgtataatactaTATTTCTTAAGGAAAGCAACTGTCCTTTTATAAATTAtcctttcaagaatttttgagaacgaagttaacaaagatattgggcggtaattactagtaattaatTGGTCTCCCTTCTTGAAAATGGGTATAACTTTAgctattttcatcttctttggGACCTGGCCAAGCTGCAacgataaattaaatatatgaagCAGAGGATCAGCAAGAGAATGtataatgtttttcacaacTCTATTTGTAATGCCATCATAACCGGGAGTCTTTTCTGCTTTCAAATTAAATACAATCTCAAGTAATTCTTCTCTATGAACTGGAGtaagaaatattgaactttcattttgtttatccaaAAAGCCCTTAAACGAATTTTCTACAGGCATAATATTTCCAGCTAACTTTGGTCCAATTTGAgagaaatatgtattaaattcaTTTACTATAGAATGAGTATCTTCAACCATATTtccatctacacataatttatgaacagcactagatttgttaattttgtttagggccccatttattgttttccatgtatttttaaggtcatttttatatgaatttaatttttctgaatAAAAACCTCTTTTTTGCTATTTGGAGAGTAGTTGTTAAGGTATTTTTATAAGACGTGTATCTATTCCTTGAAATATCATTTGGATTTgatatataagaaacatacagatTATTTTTGCGATTTATAGAccttaatatcaattttgaaacccATGGGAGCTTTGGAACACGTTTATAATCGTAATTTCGATATTTCTTTAAAGGAACACAAGAATCTAAGCAGTCATTGAaagatttcaaaaatatgtcaaatgagTCATCGACATTCACATTCGAGTTATAAACGTCAGACCAATCAACAGAGCTTAAATCTTCTTGAAGGcgttcaatatttttatcactaAAGTTGCGACAGatcctatatttcttttccatttttgcgAGTGATTGCATTGTTTGGATAtgggtaaaaataagaaaatgatcgGATATGTCTGTCGTTACAATGCCAGCTTTCGGAAGAGGATGAGAGTTACAGAATATATTATCTATAAGCGTAGCAGAATGATCAGTAATACGGGTTGGTCTAGAAATAATAGGCAAAAAAGTAGAAGATAACATTAATTCAAGGAAATCATTTGTTAAAGAGTGATTACTGGTCAAGAGATTAATATTGAAATCACCAGTGATGATACAATTGTTATTTATCAATTCTCCGTTTTGCAAAAGTTCATTAGTAGCAAGTAAAAAATCTTCTATACAAGAAGTTTGAGGAGGTCTGTAGATGACACCTATTAgagttttcttatctttttgaaTTTTTACTTCTACAAATAAGGATTCGATgatttcattcatatattcaaattcatgtCTAATTGCATAATCAAATGAAGACGGAATATATAATGCTAGTCCACctccaattttatttttcctattgtttataacaatatcaTAATTCGGGAGGGTGCATAAGGAATTCGGGGTTTCCGTGAACCAAGTTTCAGTAAGAGCAATAATTGGGGGATTGGCAAACTGTGTATTTTCTAATAATAATCGTAATTTCTCGAAGTTTTGGTTAGCGCTTCTTATattcaaatgcaaaataaaaacatcatcTTCTCCAATCAATTTAGCATAGTCTTTGAATGAATTTTCTGTATAATATGGAGAAGAGGAAAGATTGTATGCTTTGTATGCAACTTGaagttcatcaaaattatttgtaagaatatcagtagaaaatctatcaaatggaGTATGATGATTTGAGATAACATTGCTTTTATCTTGATGATTTAGTAataagaaatcatcattattcagaTGATAAAAGGGGAAATCACGTATATTATCCAccattatgaaatataatatattgccattttaaaacaaaatctttgtaAGCTAAGCATATAAAgcattttttagatttgataCCATCATGACCCAAAATTCGAGTTCGGAAAATACTACAGTTGTAATagttaacaaaataaagattatctaATACAATTATTAACGGGCGATGAAGAATATTTGCAcacaaaaataagtaaaatgacCTCCATAAAATGTCTGGTATTGAAACATTATTGAAAGGGCAGTGAAGGAATGCAAAATATACCACGGAAAATAACACAGATATTGAACAATGCGAAAAATTTTGGGACgagaatttcataataaatgaaaagaatactGGAAAATCGAATAACATGGAGTGGATGAAGGATAGTCCTACTACAGTTTGGAAAAGTCCTCTCtggaatgaatgatgatgggtTGACACTTCTCATCCTTCCTTACATAGATTCGGCCATTCTGGGTCCACAAGAACTTGTATCCGGCATCTCGGCGGGCCTTGTTGAGATCTTTCATTAGCTCCTTAGTGGAAGCGATCAAGTTTTCATTGAGGTAGATCTTGCCATCGCTGTTGTATCCAAGATCTTTTGTGCTGAGGGTCTTCAGCTTTCTTCTTCCATCATACATGATGTTCCGAGCACGTCTTGTGGTGAATCGCACGATGATTGGACGGGCTCTGTTATCAGCTTGGCGCTTGGAACCCAGCCAATGAACCACATCGAAGTCAGATGCTGCAAGCTCTGGGCTGATGTGTTTTGCAATATTGAGTATGATCCTTTCAGGAACCTCTCCCGGTCGTTCTGGTACACCTGCCACCTCCAAGTTGACTCTCCTGTGGTACTGGTCAAGATCGTTAAGCTGGAAGGTCCACTCACTGAACCTCTTCTGAAGACAGATGTTCTGCTCCCTCAGTTCTCTGTTCTCCTTTTCAATCTTCTCGGCCTTCAACTTCATTTCCTCAAATTTCTCGTTGAGGAACGACAGCGAGTTGACAATGCTACTTTGTCCCTCTCATACACTGTCGATCGACTGCTCCAAAACGGTCAGCttagcattcaaggaattggAGAGTTTCCCTAGCTCATCCTTGATTAGTGATAGAAGATAGCTCTCATTCGTCTCTACGTTATCACCAGAGTTGTTTTTCGACGACTTTCTCTTCCCAGACATCGTTGACGTCACAATGACAGGAAACAATTAGAATTACGCGCACAAAGAATGGTTGCGCAAAGAGATGCCAGTGATGCGTTCCATCCAGGCCAGTATGCGTTTAATGATGCGTTGCTAGGCAATGACGCGTAAATGAAGTTATTTTTAGAAGTTTATTGACACTTTCCTCTCCAAAATGATCGAAATTTCAAGCAAAAAACGTTCGATAATATCCAAATAAGTTATCCAATTGAAAAATGAGTATATCCTTGATATCCGCTATCCAGTTTCTGATACAACCATATAAAtcgttttcacaaaatgtcaGGAAACACGGCAAAATTGCACAAAATGTCAGAGCACTTTTAAAACACGTCTGACCTCTCCAAAAATTCTGGCAATGTTTTTGcacaatgatttattttgtttctaaatCAGTCTGCTAATTCAACATTCATAcctaaagagtattcattcgaATAATCTGAATATCAGTCGTTTTATTTTCTGAAGTTGAATTTTTGTGTTTCTTCGTGCAGGTACACAACCCTCCTTTATAACCTTCTCTTTGACTCTCACTAAATCTCTTCCAATCTCTCTCAGCACCTTACAAAATTTAATCCACTGGAACCATACTCTTGACTCTGAAGTAAGGCAATGTTctaaattatggaaagccaaaatgTCATAATTGTTAACATTGCATGGTTCTTATATTCAATGTGCTCTTTCATCATGCTACAATGAGGAAAACTGATTCAGTTTTTACCTCCAGGCAATGACTTAAGTAAGAGATGAGCGTATAAATCaaacctggggcccgtcttacaaagagttgcgattgatccaatcaattgcaactatggaaa includes these proteins:
- the LOC135156434 gene encoding uncharacterized protein LOC135156434, with the translated sequence MKLKAEKIEKENRELREQNICLQKRFSEWTFQLNDLDQYHRRVNLEVAGVPERPGEVPERIILNIAKHISPELAASDFDVVHWLGSKRQADNRARPIIVRFTTRRARNIMYDGRRKLKTLSTKDLGYNSDGKIYLNENLIASTKELMKDLNKARRDAGYKFLWTQNGRIYVRKDEKCQPIIIHSREDFSKL